The following coding sequences are from one Humulus lupulus chromosome X, drHumLupu1.1, whole genome shotgun sequence window:
- the LOC133804880 gene encoding uncharacterized protein LOC133804880: MLRVNISIPKPEKNRLSSHPKNIFKQRKKDPVSFSEKGKERQREMVWLMNHHLHHHQLPRWNKARIWAGTSLIWLIFMWVTPKISHSPQHHLFADMRNFLGVPNTLNVITNFPFLVVGVLGFVLCVKGEFFNISLRGEVWGWALFYAGITGVAFGSAYYHLKPCDDRVVWDTLPMMMAYSSLFSSCLIERVGEKIGLTCLFALILAAFLSTAYERFYNDLRLCMMFQLIPSVAISVIAFVYRPKYTHSRYWFWATGVYLISKFEAIADKKIYNSNHYFVSGHSLGHLCSSLVPVLLSVMLIYRTKKCQRLGETKERP; this comes from the exons ATGCTACGTGTAAACATCTCAATTCCAAAACCAGAAAAGAACCGTCTCAGCTCTCAtcccaaaaatatttttaaacaaagaaagaaagatcCTGTGAGCTTTTcagagaaaggaaaagagagacagagagagatgGTGTGGCTTATgaatcaccatcttcatcatcatcaacttcCGAGATGGAACAAAGCTCGTATCTGGGCAGGAACTTCGCTCATATGGCTCATCTTCATGTGGGTCACTCCCAAGATTTCTCACTCTCCACAACACCACCTTTTCGCTGACATGCGCAATTTTCTTG GAGTACCCAACACTTTGAATGTGATCACAAATTTCCCATTTTTGGTTGTTGGTGTTCTGGGCTTTGTGTTATGTGTCAAAGGAGAGTTTTTTAATATAAG TTTGAGAGGTGAGGTTTGGGGTTGGGCGTTGTTCTATGCTGGGATCACTGGTGTGGCTTTTGGTTCTGCTTATTATCATTTGAAGCCTTGTGATGATAGAGTAGTGTGGGACACCTTACCG ATGATGATGGCATATTCCTCACTTTTTTCTAGTTGCCTAATAGAAAGAGTGGGGGAGAAGATCGGCTTGACTTGTCTGTTTGCACTTATTCTTGCTGCTTTCCTGAGTACTGCTTATGAAAG ATTCTATAACGATCTTAGGTTGTGCATGATGTTCCAGTTGATCCCCTCTGTTGCAATTTCAGTTATTGCATTTGTGTATAGACCCAAATATACTCATTCAAGATATTGGTTTTGGGCAACAG GTGTTTACCTCATATCCAAATTCGAAGCTATCGCAGACAAGAAAATATACAATTCCAATCATTATTTCGTCAGCGGACACTCTTTGGGGCATTTGTGTTCATCATTGGTTCCTGTTCTGCTGAGTGTTATGCTCATATACAGAACCAAAAAATGTCAAAG ACTAGGCGAAACCAAGGAGCGCCCTTGA
- the LOC133804403 gene encoding uncharacterized protein LOC133804403, producing the protein MSGVEAIGVNKPRNNSDGVDKGLRGNGTVTTVSRAELDQAQLVVLQNNPEIQSYIIDHIELLRSMIPNKIKNKQKWVIDEHNKTFCQWLKNTILTKLGEKNHGLSTELKRISLGASIDVINHQAYIVEGKRFHTKSRDDAWLVQNSGVSVVAEAMHFASAKDNNPISGTMTYYGVVEEIWELDYSLFRIPLLKCSWVDNNTGVKTDELGFTLVDLSKKGSKNDHFIMASQAKQVFYILDLVNDKWSIVLSVPER; encoded by the exons atgagtggggttgaAGCAATCGGAGTCAATAAACCACGAAATAACTCagatggagttgataaaggactacgagGGAATGGAACAGTGACCACCGTGTCTagggcagaattagatcaagctcaattagttgtgttgcaaaataatcctgagattcaatcatatataat tgatcacatagagttattacggtcgatgattccaaacaagattaaaaataaacaaaaatgggttatagatgagcataataaaacgttttgccagtggctgaagaatacaattttgacgaagttgggagaaaaaaatcatggactgtcgactgagttgaagcgcatatctcttggagcaagcattgatgtaataaaccatcaagcttacattgttgaagggaaacgatttcatactaagtcaagagatgatgcttggctggttcaaaatagtggagtaagtgtaGTCGCAGAAGCTATGCATTTTGCCAGTGCAAAAGATAATAACCCAATTTCAGGCACAATGACATACTacggggttgttgaagaaatatgggagctagattattcattatttcgtattcctcttcttaaatgttcttgggtagacaacaatactggagttaaaactgacgaacttggattcactctggTTGATTTAAGCAAGAAGGGAAGCAAGAACGATCATTTTATCATGGCTTCCCAAGcgaaacaagtgttttacattcTTGATCTAGTTAATGATAAATGGTCCATTGTTTTATCAGTTCCCGAGCGGTAG
- the LOC133804404 gene encoding uncharacterized protein LOC133804404 has protein sequence MFGKKHKTMTAREEIARLKAEIEELKRHKFSTEEELAQNEEYNEENDECGYYDEGQFDEGQYYENTSDEVYRPAPNADDHFHQTEDYPFDEDDGSSIYESPPPPSYEVYLCSDNIDNVVAKGVLIVPNMGSQITVHGNVLDDSVARVWLIDVLQKEAEILIPFGNVRYVGDARDTFLPWPKNLIVACQMQLGKTRPNILHSLDC, from the exons atgtttggaaaaaaacataaaacaatgactgcaagagaggagattgctcgactaaaagctgagattgaagagctaaaaagacataaatttagcacagaagaggaattagctcaaaatgaaGAATATAATGAGGAAAACGATGAGTGTGGATACTACGATGAAGGGCAATTtgatgagggacaatattatgagaatacaagtgatgaagtctatcgacctgcccccaacgcagatgatcattttcatcaaaccgaagactatccttttgatgaagatgatggatcatcaatttatgagtctccGCCACCACCGAGCTATGAAGTTTATTTGTGTTctgataatattgacaatgtggtggctaagggtgtactcattgtaccaaacatgggtagccaaattaccgtccatggaaatgtacttgatgattcagttgcgagggtttggcttatagatgtcttacaaAAAGAAGCTGAGATCCTTATTCCCTTTGGTAACGtacgatatgttggggacgcaCGAGACACATTCCTGCCTTGGCCTAAAAATTTAATTGTCGCttgtcag ATGCAATTGGGAAAGACGAGGCCAAATATActtcattccttggattgttga